One segment of Carassius auratus strain Wakin chromosome 2, ASM336829v1, whole genome shotgun sequence DNA contains the following:
- the LOC113116530 gene encoding MARVEL domain-containing protein 2-like, whose protein sequence is MTDNNRPYSDDISSSQRENFNRAYSEEDPSGIHNDDNSERSSYSPYEQSCLAEQKDNREAETMKKRAFLKSWNGLFKKWKKTDSESHSTSSGGFKILPNGTRCSPPVSPLLDSKHWDAFPGDLKYHTLESELTSIHPAEYYAEKLEVYQLKYSYLKSWPGLLRLLAGLQLLFGGMVFACVCAYIQRDSEWSNYYRPNYGFAGTQGYRYNGPLTAFVLVIVGLSWLLTVILMVLGLTMYYRTILLDSEWWPLTEAVTNLVLSLLYMAAGIVYVNDLNRGGLCFMTVGINPIVSNLCHIEGGQMAGTAFIFINMVMYLISFLVCLKMWKHEATRRHREAMTCQLNSQQDTLKSTSNMGSSSTRSKKISFQDEMDQSPVNEITLPYVSERAEERKIPTGHIPKPSIVADYIIKYPEIHSVEDREQYKAVFNDQYLEYKELHREITATLIKFQELDRMMSQLINNRRSLEDSKRIMDLVKTYEQKKNEPHFLEKKEWCEYLKAKLSHIKMRIHDFDRNFTVKDSNY, encoded by the exons ATGACGGACAACAACAGACCATATTCGGATGACATCTCATCCTCACAAAGGGAAAATTTCAACCGAGCATATTCGGAGGAGGATCCTTCAGGAATTCACAATGATGACAATTCTGAACGTTCTAGCTACTCCCCTTATGAACAGAGCTGTTTAGCCGAGCAGAAGGACAACAGGGAAGCCGAGACGATGAAAAAAAGGGCCTTTCTTAAATCTTGGAATGGCCTGTTTAAAAAATGGAAGAAAACTGATTCTGAATCGCATTCCACATCCTCAGGGGGATTTAAAATACTACCCAATGGCACGAGATGTAGTCCGCCTGTTTCTCCATTGCTGGACAGTAAACATTGGGATGCATTTCCTGGTGATCTCAAGTATCACACTCTTGAATCCGAACTGACCAGTATCCATCCGGCAGAGTACTATGCTGAGAAGTTAGAGGTATACCAGTTAAAATACTCTTACCTGAAGTCTTGGCCTGGCCTTTTAAGACTACTTGCAGGCCTTCAACTTTTGTTTGGTGGGATGGTTTTCGCCTGTGTATGTGCGTATATTCAGAGAGACAGTGAGTGGTCCAATTATTACAGACCAAATTATGGGTTCGCTGGTACACAAGGTTACCGTTACAATGGCCCCCTGACAGCCTTTGTGTTGGTCATTGTTGGACTCTCATGGTTACTGACCGTTATCCTGATGGTTTTGGGATTAACAATGTATTACAGAacgatcctgctggattctgaaTGGTGGCCTCTTACTGAGGCTGTTACGAATCTAGTGCTTTCGCTGCTGTACATGGCAGCGGGTATCGTCTATGTGAATGATCTGAATCGTGGCGGGCTTTGCTTTATGACAGTCGGCATCAACCCAATCGTGTCTAATCTGTGTCATATTGAGGGAGGCCAAATGGCTGGGACTGCGTTTATATTCATTAACATGGTCATGTACTTGATAAGCTTCCTGGTGTGCCTTAAAATGTGGAAGCATGAAGCTACCCGCCGTCACAGGGAGGCCATGACATGCCAGCTGAACAGCCAG CAGGATACTCTGAAATCCACATCCAATATGGGCAGCTCCTCGACTAGATCCAAGAAGATATCATTCCAAGATGAAATGGATCAAAGCCCTGTGAATGAGATCACGCTGCCTTATGTCTCAGAGAGAGCTGAAGAACGAAAGATTCCAACAGGACACATTCCTAAACCCAGCATCGTCGCTGATTATATTAT aaaatatCCTGAAATCCATTCTGTAGAAGACAGAGAGCAATACAAAGCAGTCTTTAATGACCAATACCTGGAGTACAAGGAACTGCACAGAGAGATCACAGCCACTTTAATAAAGTTTCAGGAATTAGACCGCATGATGAGCCAACTCATCAATAACAGGAGAAGCCTTGAG GATAGCAAGAGAATCATGGACTTAGTGAAAACGTATGAACAAAAAAAGAAT GAGCCACACTTTC